From Chlamydiota bacterium, one genomic window encodes:
- the fmt gene encoding Methionyl-tRNA formyltransferase, whose translation MKIVFFGTPVFAASVLETLLEKNISIQAVVTKQDTAQKRSKELIASAVKQVAQKNNLLLFQPHRVKDPIFIDEMKNLGPDLFIVVAFGQIFPKALLDVPKVACLNIHASLLPEYRGAAPMQRCLMDGKTKTGITIQYMAEKMDAGDMLIQKALDIPLSANLKWLHDHLCDLGKEAILEAIEQLKTNPKRIPQDETKVTFAPKIEKQDLVLNFANPADQVLNHIRALSPVPGAFCHVQIKQAKRVKIFEAILSDYTLKPCQIKILDDQLLIGTKTQAISVSKLQIEGKSKMHVKEFLKGLHSTHLHIIA comes from the coding sequence ATGAAGATTGTTTTTTTTGGGACACCCGTCTTTGCAGCATCAGTTTTAGAAACCCTTCTTGAAAAAAACATCTCCATTCAGGCTGTTGTCACAAAACAAGACACAGCACAAAAACGTTCTAAAGAACTCATTGCTTCTGCTGTAAAACAAGTGGCTCAAAAAAACAATCTGCTACTTTTTCAGCCACACAGAGTGAAAGACCCCATCTTCATAGATGAGATGAAAAACCTTGGGCCCGATCTTTTTATTGTAGTGGCATTTGGTCAAATTTTTCCAAAAGCATTGCTGGATGTGCCCAAAGTGGCGTGTTTAAATATCCATGCATCTCTACTTCCAGAATATCGGGGGGCAGCTCCGATGCAGCGCTGTTTGATGGATGGCAAAACAAAAACAGGCATTACAATCCAGTACATGGCAGAAAAGATGGATGCAGGAGACATGCTTATACAAAAAGCACTCGATATTCCTTTAAGTGCAAATCTAAAATGGTTGCATGATCATTTATGCGACTTGGGAAAAGAAGCGATTTTAGAAGCGATTGAACAGCTCAAAACAAATCCTAAGAGAATCCCTCAAGACGAGACAAAAGTGACCTTTGCTCCTAAGATAGAAAAGCAAGATCTTGTGTTAAATTTTGCAAATCCTGCCGACCAGGTGCTCAATCATATCCGTGCCCTATCTCCTGTCCCCGGTGCCTTTTGCCATGTTCAGATCAAGCAAGCCAAACGCGTAAAAATTTTTGAAGCCATTCTCTCCGACTATACACTCAAGCCCTGTCAAATAAAAATTTTAGATGACCAATTGTTGATAGGCACAAAAACTCAGGCGATAAGCGTTTCTAAGCTCCAAATCGAGGGGAAATCCAAAATGCATGTAAAAGAATTTTTGAAAGGACTGCACTCTACCCATTTACACATTATTGCCTAG
- the lpxA gene encoding Acyl-[acyl-carrier-protein]--UDP-N-acetylglucosamine O-acyltransferase, with protein sequence MTDIHPTAIIEEGCVIGNNVHIEPYAIVKKDVTLEDDVTIKSHAYIDGYTTIGKGTTIYPSAVIGTKTQDLKYKGEKTFVKIGQNCEIREFVTINSSCQENSTVEIGDDCLIMACCHVAHNCSIGHNVIMANSALLAGHVTIEDHVIIGGLAAIHQHCRVGTHAMIGGFSGLDRDVPPYLIGGRGPFKVSGLNRIGLKRHNFSFETRQCLMQAFKVLYRSNLSVDEALTEIEKSVEMTPEVLRFIAFCRTSKRGLAGLASSVPEPNGEARVEEIPQQRVSSQ encoded by the coding sequence ATGACGGACATACATCCCACAGCCATAATAGAAGAAGGATGTGTCATTGGAAACAATGTACACATCGAGCCTTATGCAATTGTAAAAAAAGATGTCACTTTGGAAGATGATGTGACGATAAAATCACATGCTTACATCGATGGATACACGACAATTGGCAAAGGCACGACTATTTATCCATCTGCCGTGATTGGTACAAAAACACAAGATTTGAAATACAAAGGTGAAAAAACCTTTGTCAAGATTGGACAAAATTGTGAAATTCGTGAATTTGTGACCATCAACTCGTCTTGCCAAGAAAATTCAACTGTGGAAATTGGAGACGACTGCTTAATTATGGCGTGTTGCCATGTGGCACACAATTGCAGTATTGGCCATAATGTCATTATGGCAAACTCTGCACTTTTAGCAGGACATGTCACTATTGAAGACCATGTCATCATTGGCGGCCTTGCTGCGATTCATCAACATTGCCGTGTAGGAACACATGCCATGATTGGAGGATTTTCTGGATTGGATCGCGATGTCCCTCCCTATCTGATCGGAGGAAGAGGGCCATTTAAAGTATCAGGCCTTAATCGCATAGGACTCAAGCGACACAATTTTTCTTTTGAAACACGCCAATGCCTCATGCAAGCGTTTAAAGTTTTATACCGCTCTAATTTATCTGTAGATGAAGCATTAACAGAAATCGAAAAATCTGTGGAAATGACTCCTGAGGTATTGCGTTTTATTGCCTTTTGTCGCACCTCAAAACGCGGACTTGCTGGCCTTGCATCAAGCGTGCCTGAACCTAATGGCGAAGCTAGGGTTGAAGAAATACCTCAACAAAGAGTATCTTCTCAGTAA
- the fabZ gene encoding 3-hydroxyacyl-[acyl-carrier-protein] dehydratase FabZ, with amino-acid sequence MSKLMEEKCVFTTEQIKDILPHRYPFLLIDRIDEIDLDKGVIVGYKNLTINEHFFQGHFPDKPIMPGVLMLEALAQTGGVLIHERGHTGKIAVFLTINHCKFRRPAKPGDFLILKVEEIHLTSKGGKMYAKAFVNGEKLAVEAEIGFALVDKAHL; translated from the coding sequence ATGTCTAAGCTTATGGAAGAAAAATGCGTGTTTACAACCGAACAGATCAAAGACATTTTACCTCACCGCTATCCCTTTTTACTTATTGATAGAATTGATGAAATCGACTTAGACAAAGGCGTTATTGTTGGTTACAAGAACTTGACCATCAATGAGCATTTTTTCCAAGGCCACTTTCCTGATAAACCCATTATGCCAGGCGTATTGATGTTAGAAGCACTTGCCCAAACAGGTGGTGTTTTGATCCATGAAAGGGGACATACTGGTAAGATAGCGGTCTTTTTAACCATTAATCATTGTAAATTCCGTCGTCCTGCAAAACCAGGCGATTTTTTAATTTTAAAAGTAGAAGAAATCCATTTAACCTCGAAAGGTGGCAAGATGTATGCCAAAGCATTTGTTAATGGAGAAAAACTTGCAGTAGAAGCAGAAATAGGATTTGCTCTTGTGGATAAAGCACATCTGTAG
- the lpxC gene encoding UDP-3-O-acyl-N-acetylglucosamine deacetylase — translation MCTKTLAASKKRKKSVTLTHTQTKQKTLRNAIHFQGVGLFSGQETTLSLIPQKENTGIVFERLDLKKQIPLSLEYLDAATFNCTGLSKDGVKVHTIEHLLSALLAYNISNLLIQIDNQEIPIFDGSAKVFVDEIEKVGVCELDAIQEGIQIDTPIFFSKEDVTLIALPHPSFKVSYTFFYPKSKRFSSQFLSVDINPQTFKEEISFARTFAFYDDIAPFIEMGLVKGADFERGLLIKNDKVQNNSLHREDELVRHKILDLVGDLALLGKPLFGHIVAIRSGHKTNTVLARQLQQCEGVNV, via the coding sequence ATGTGTACAAAGACTTTGGCAGCATCGAAGAAAAGAAAAAAGAGCGTGACGTTGACACATACACAGACAAAACAAAAAACACTTCGAAATGCGATCCACTTTCAAGGGGTGGGACTTTTTTCAGGACAAGAAACCACGCTGAGTTTGATCCCCCAAAAAGAAAATACAGGTATTGTTTTTGAGCGCCTAGATCTTAAAAAACAGATCCCTTTATCTCTTGAATATTTAGATGCAGCCACATTTAATTGCACAGGATTGTCTAAAGATGGCGTTAAAGTGCACACCATTGAGCATTTGCTTAGCGCCTTGCTTGCATACAACATTTCCAATCTTTTAATCCAGATAGACAATCAAGAAATTCCGATTTTTGATGGCAGCGCAAAGGTATTTGTGGATGAAATTGAAAAGGTGGGAGTTTGTGAATTAGACGCCATACAAGAGGGCATTCAAATTGATACGCCCATATTCTTCTCCAAAGAAGATGTGACACTAATTGCTTTGCCCCATCCAAGTTTTAAAGTGAGTTATACATTTTTCTATCCCAAATCCAAACGCTTTTCATCTCAGTTTTTATCTGTAGACATCAATCCACAGACATTTAAAGAAGAAATTAGTTTTGCGCGTACGTTTGCATTTTATGATGATATTGCACCGTTTATTGAAATGGGACTTGTCAAAGGTGCTGATTTTGAACGTGGTCTTTTAATAAAAAATGATAAGGTTCAAAATAACAGTTTACATAGAGAAGATGAGCTTGTAAGACACAAAATTTTAGACCTTGTTGGAGATTTAGCATTGCTTGGAAAACCCCTTTTTGGGCATATTGTTGCTATTCGTTCAGGTCATAAGACCAATACGGTGTTAGCAAGACAGCTTCAACAATGTGAGGGGGTTAATGTCTAA
- the lnt gene encoding Apolipoprotein N-acyltransferase codes for MLKSFYQCTLSFIVCAFGLVYINGFLALLAACFGYGLFFSYVRAFSTKKKFWIATSWFFCVQLVHLFWLTNPTYCGLVIWFGYLFYASILAIPFGLAVLLIPKQLNRSDLVLLPLAFVLVEAVRSLYFYGLPWSSFNLHLSFTFPMQLASYFGAYFLTYLVFLNNFLFLFAIEKKSNNRWINFAFVAILPFLFGFAHIKAFENFKTNKGLDVVLIQPMLSTAEPLFGGVPKNLNQVETPYQNIQHFVGVLPEKTDVLLFPEGSFLTSLHSFAYRLDEIKALLEPLSENIAQFFPKLEAPYGVHVQENVYVNNAFILQTFANFYDADVICSIDDRVSLYDTKWANCAIFFQKDKPYERYLKQKLVPITEYIPFEWTRKIASFWGINMECIPGKHSSVFLGKANYGTSICYEKGFSSIQRAFRNGGANLFVNLSNEMWFPNTTLAKEDLIFAKYRAIENGITFLNVCNSSQTAVIDRFGRVQNQIDPLLENNKTPKILESFVALEMHPTLYTKIGDVPLLTLSILSLIITCVQRLWQHRRKEKRA; via the coding sequence ATGTTAAAAAGTTTTTATCAATGCACGCTTAGTTTTATTGTGTGTGCTTTTGGGTTGGTGTACATCAATGGTTTTTTAGCACTTTTGGCAGCCTGTTTTGGCTATGGACTTTTCTTTTCGTATGTGCGTGCATTTTCAACAAAAAAGAAATTTTGGATTGCGACAAGTTGGTTTTTTTGTGTGCAGCTTGTGCATCTTTTTTGGCTTACAAACCCGACCTATTGTGGCCTAGTTATTTGGTTTGGATATTTATTTTATGCATCTATATTAGCGATTCCTTTTGGACTTGCTGTGTTATTGATTCCCAAACAATTAAACCGCTCAGATCTTGTCCTTTTGCCCCTTGCATTTGTATTGGTAGAAGCTGTGAGGTCTTTGTATTTTTACGGACTTCCTTGGAGCAGTTTTAATTTGCATTTAAGCTTTACATTTCCTATGCAGCTGGCGAGTTATTTTGGTGCGTATTTTTTAACCTATCTTGTCTTTTTGAATAATTTTTTGTTTCTTTTTGCCATTGAAAAAAAGAGCAACAATCGTTGGATCAATTTTGCATTTGTGGCCATACTGCCTTTTCTTTTTGGATTTGCGCATATCAAAGCCTTTGAAAATTTTAAGACAAATAAAGGACTTGATGTGGTGCTAATACAGCCCATGCTTTCAACGGCAGAGCCCCTGTTTGGCGGTGTGCCTAAAAATTTAAACCAAGTTGAAACTCCTTACCAAAATATTCAGCATTTTGTCGGTGTACTTCCTGAAAAAACAGATGTATTGCTTTTTCCAGAAGGCAGCTTTTTAACGAGCTTGCACAGTTTTGCCTACCGCCTAGATGAGATCAAAGCGTTGCTTGAGCCTTTAAGCGAAAACATTGCGCAATTTTTCCCAAAGTTAGAAGCTCCCTACGGTGTCCATGTTCAAGAAAACGTGTATGTGAATAATGCTTTTATTTTACAAACATTTGCTAATTTTTATGATGCTGATGTGATCTGTTCCATAGATGATCGTGTATCACTCTACGATACAAAATGGGCAAACTGCGCAATATTTTTTCAAAAAGATAAACCGTATGAGCGTTATTTAAAACAAAAACTGGTGCCTATTACAGAATATATCCCTTTTGAATGGACGAGAAAGATAGCAAGCTTCTGGGGGATTAATATGGAATGTATTCCAGGAAAGCATTCAAGTGTGTTTTTAGGAAAAGCCAACTATGGCACATCCATTTGCTATGAAAAAGGATTTTCAAGCATTCAGCGTGCATTTAGAAACGGTGGCGCCAATCTTTTTGTTAATTTGAGTAATGAAATGTGGTTTCCAAATACGACACTTGCAAAAGAAGACCTTATTTTTGCAAAATACCGAGCCATTGAAAATGGAATCACCTTTTTAAACGTATGTAATTCCTCTCAAACAGCAGTGATTGATCGTTTTGGAAGAGTGCAAAATCAAATAGATCCTTTGCTAGAAAACAACAAAACCCCTAAGATCTTAGAAAGTTTTGTTGCACTTGAAATGCATCCTACTTTATATACCAAAATTGGTGATGTACCATTATTGACTTTAAGTATTTTGAGCTTAATCATAACATGTGTACAAAGACTTTGGCAGCATCGAAGAAAAGAAAAAAGAGCGTGA
- the rsmB_2 gene encoding Ribosomal RNA small subunit methyltransferase B: protein MSFNFRKHHCLELLELNTQLKKPLDVLMSNYFRQHKAIGSKDRKWISETLYAIVRWQGKLDAKLTQPITFEKRLEAFLENQHQMDLENVEPHVEVSFPKKLFQMLQEQFGAQTKELCLTLNEKAPTTLRTNLLKITREELLEILQPYYPKASPLTKTAIHMGKKCNFFILDAFKQGYFEVQDEGSQLICEKIQLPEKAHVLDFCAGSGGKTLALAPQLSHGGQFYLHDIREWVLDEAKKRCKRAGVQNVQFVPPSEIKKLKGKMDAVLCDVPCSGLGTLRRNPDLKWKFTQEKLDALLKTQESILQQAAQFLKPKGQLIYMTCSVLLQENKDQIHSFLEKNPQLTCSLMEVLLPQSNGHDGFFIAILEK, encoded by the coding sequence ATGTCATTTAACTTCAGAAAGCATCATTGTTTAGAACTATTAGAACTAAACACACAATTAAAAAAGCCCCTAGATGTATTAATGTCTAATTATTTTAGACAACATAAAGCTATTGGATCTAAAGATCGTAAATGGATCAGCGAGACCCTCTATGCCATCGTCCGATGGCAAGGCAAATTGGATGCTAAGCTCACACAACCCATCACGTTTGAAAAAAGGCTCGAAGCTTTCTTGGAAAATCAACATCAAATGGATCTTGAAAATGTGGAGCCCCATGTAGAAGTCTCATTTCCCAAAAAACTTTTTCAAATGCTTCAAGAGCAATTTGGCGCTCAAACAAAAGAGTTGTGCCTCACCCTCAATGAAAAAGCGCCAACAACTCTGCGCACAAATCTTCTAAAAATCACACGGGAGGAACTCTTAGAGATTTTACAACCTTACTACCCAAAAGCCTCACCACTTACAAAAACCGCGATTCACATGGGGAAAAAATGTAACTTTTTTATTTTGGATGCATTCAAACAGGGTTATTTCGAAGTACAAGACGAAGGCTCTCAGCTCATCTGTGAAAAAATCCAGCTCCCTGAAAAAGCGCATGTTTTGGACTTTTGTGCAGGAAGCGGCGGCAAAACTCTTGCCCTAGCACCTCAACTTTCACATGGCGGCCAGTTTTATTTGCACGATATTCGTGAATGGGTTTTAGATGAGGCTAAAAAACGCTGCAAGCGTGCCGGTGTGCAAAATGTACAATTTGTGCCTCCGTCTGAAATTAAAAAACTTAAAGGAAAAATGGATGCCGTGCTTTGCGATGTTCCCTGCTCTGGCCTTGGCACCCTCAGACGCAACCCCGATCTAAAATGGAAATTTACGCAAGAAAAGCTCGATGCTCTTTTAAAAACTCAAGAAAGTATTTTACAACAAGCTGCACAATTTCTAAAACCTAAAGGACAGCTCATCTACATGACTTGTTCTGTCCTCCTCCAAGAAAACAAAGACCAAATCCACAGTTTTCTGGAGAAAAACCCCCAACTTACTTGTTCTTTGATGGAAGTTTTGCTCCCTCAATCCAATGGTCATGATGGGTTTTTCATCGCCATACTTGAAAAATAA
- the aacA4 gene encoding Aminoglycoside N(6')-acetyltransferase type 1, with amino-acid sequence MTTGTLTFLAAKKNHKQCIFQWLDKEHVRPYFYGQGLQNTIDGLEKFIKGEDCLWDYWIAFFDDEPFGFLMTSIVKESEAKDPNSAYAKWIEPGCKMITLDILIGEEKYLGRGLAARMIREFLLDKFSDVSTVFIDPAIDNYKAIHVYEKVGFKKLEQFMPSWNPSDSTPNWMMCLKMEDLTK; translated from the coding sequence ATGACAACAGGCACCCTTACTTTTCTTGCAGCGAAAAAGAACCACAAGCAATGCATTTTTCAATGGCTTGATAAAGAGCATGTGCGTCCCTATTTCTATGGACAAGGTTTGCAAAATACCATTGATGGCCTTGAAAAATTCATCAAAGGTGAAGATTGCCTCTGGGATTACTGGATTGCTTTTTTTGATGATGAACCGTTTGGATTTCTAATGACGTCCATAGTCAAAGAATCTGAGGCAAAGGATCCAAATAGTGCCTATGCCAAATGGATAGAACCTGGCTGTAAAATGATTACGTTAGATATCTTGATCGGTGAAGAGAAATATTTGGGGAGAGGATTGGCAGCACGGATGATTCGAGAATTTCTTCTTGATAAATTTTCCGATGTATCCACTGTTTTTATTGATCCTGCGATAGACAATTATAAAGCTATCCATGTCTATGAAAAAGTGGGTTTTAAAAAATTAGAGCAGTTTATGCCCAGTTGGAACCCTTCTGATTCTACTCCAAACTGGATGATGTGCTTAAAAATGGAAGATTTAACAAAATAA